The Miltoncostaea oceani genome includes a region encoding these proteins:
- a CDS encoding metal ABC transporter ATP-binding protein — protein sequence MSALDARDLAVGYDGRPVVADVSLDLAPGGMLAVLGTNGSGKSTLVKTIVGLLPPVGGSLHVLGGPPGAAPRRVAYLGQVQASGFALPIRARDVVMMGRFAERRLRGRITRDDRALVDTSMERMGASHLADEPLGDLSGGQRQRVHIAQALAWRADLIVLDEPTSGLDVAGRELLLAALVQERARGAAVVMCTHDIRDAAAADRALLLAGRVVAEGPPAQALTRDALMETFGLVLGELPDGGQLVMDPVHRHGHDGHDHPH from the coding sequence GTGAGCGCCCTCGACGCGCGCGACCTGGCCGTCGGCTACGACGGGCGGCCCGTGGTCGCGGACGTGTCCCTCGACCTCGCCCCCGGCGGCATGCTCGCGGTGCTCGGCACGAACGGCTCCGGCAAGTCGACCCTCGTGAAGACGATCGTCGGCCTGCTCCCGCCCGTCGGCGGCTCCCTGCACGTGCTTGGCGGCCCGCCCGGGGCCGCGCCCCGGCGCGTCGCCTACCTCGGGCAGGTCCAGGCGTCCGGCTTCGCCCTGCCGATCCGGGCCCGCGACGTCGTGATGATGGGGCGGTTCGCGGAGCGGCGCCTGCGCGGACGGATCACCCGCGACGACCGGGCCCTCGTGGACACGAGCATGGAGCGCATGGGGGCCTCCCACCTCGCCGACGAACCGCTCGGGGACCTCTCCGGCGGGCAGCGCCAGCGCGTGCACATCGCCCAGGCCCTCGCGTGGCGGGCCGACCTGATCGTGCTCGACGAGCCCACCTCCGGCCTGGACGTGGCGGGGCGCGAGCTGCTGCTCGCGGCGCTCGTCCAGGAGCGGGCCCGGGGGGCGGCGGTGGTGATGTGCACCCACGACATCCGCGACGCGGCGGCGGCGGACCGGGCGCTGCTGCTCGCCGGCCGGGTCGTGGCGGAGGGGCCCCCGGCGCAGGCGCTCACCCGGGACGCGCTGATGGAGACGTTCGGCCTCGTCCTCGGCGAGCTGCCGGACGGCGGCCAGCTCGTCATGGACCCGGTGCACCGGCATGGTCACGACGGGCACGATCATCCCCATTGA
- a CDS encoding ferritin-like domain-containing protein, producing MSGPSITPDPAEVSPMENANLDRARFLRRGAKGGLVLAVGGMALAAAACGDDDETGAASTTGSTTAAGPVDDVAIAKLAATAELLAIDFYGMGIDSGFFRADVLAYMKAARQNEQDHYDALAKVLGAEAPKDLMFVYPDGTFASAKSIADTGTALETAFVGAYMGAISSLKDNGLKKVAAQIGANEAQHLTTLKSLGAGGKLVPNPSLPDVLTAEEATAAVTPFLA from the coding sequence ATGAGCGGGCCCTCGATCACCCCCGACCCCGCGGAGGTCTCCCCCATGGAGAACGCGAACCTCGACCGCGCGCGCTTCCTGCGCCGCGGCGCCAAGGGCGGCCTCGTGCTCGCCGTCGGCGGTATGGCGCTCGCCGCCGCCGCCTGTGGTGACGACGACGAGACCGGTGCCGCCTCGACGACGGGCAGCACCACCGCCGCCGGCCCGGTCGACGACGTCGCCATCGCCAAGCTCGCCGCCACGGCCGAGCTGCTCGCGATCGACTTCTACGGCATGGGCATCGACAGCGGCTTCTTCCGGGCGGACGTCCTCGCCTACATGAAGGCCGCCCGTCAGAACGAGCAGGACCACTACGACGCCCTCGCCAAGGTCCTGGGCGCCGAGGCCCCCAAGGACCTGATGTTCGTCTACCCCGACGGCACGTTCGCGTCGGCCAAGAGCATCGCCGACACGGGCACCGCGCTCGAGACCGCCTTCGTCGGCGCGTACATGGGTGCGATCTCGTCGCTGAAGGACAACGGCCTGAAGAAGGTCGCGGCCCAGATCGGCGCGAACGAGGCCCAGCACCTCACCACGCTGAAGTCCCTGGGAGCGGGCGGCAAGCTCGTCCCGAACCCCTCCCTGCCGGACGTCCTCACGGCCGAGGAGGCCACCGCCGCGGTCACGCCGTTCCTGGCCTGA
- a CDS encoding Fur family transcriptional regulator — MIRPHDHDPGAAADWSAHALQSVAAAGHRSGGARRAVIESLAAQDCCRSAQEIFDQMRADGRRVGIASVYRVLDLLVGMGLVQRLDLGGGMSRYEPALPDGAHHHHLVCVDCGEVSPFEDPGLEQALEGTAARSDYTVVGHDVVLRGRCPGCRAA, encoded by the coding sequence ATGATACGCCCGCACGATCACGACCCCGGGGCCGCCGCGGACTGGTCCGCGCACGCCCTCCAGAGCGTCGCGGCGGCCGGCCACCGCTCCGGCGGCGCCCGGCGCGCGGTCATCGAGTCGCTCGCCGCGCAGGACTGCTGCCGGTCGGCGCAGGAGATCTTCGACCAGATGCGCGCCGACGGCCGCCGCGTCGGGATCGCCAGCGTCTACCGGGTGCTCGACCTGCTCGTCGGGATGGGCCTGGTGCAGCGCCTCGACCTCGGCGGCGGGATGTCGCGGTACGAGCCCGCCCTGCCCGACGGGGCGCACCACCACCACCTCGTGTGCGTCGACTGCGGCGAGGTCAGCCCCTTCGAGGACCCCGGCCTCGAGCAGGCGCTGGAGGGGACCGCCGCCCGCTCCGACTACACCGTCGTCGGGCACGACGTGGTCCTGCGCGGACGCTGCCCCGGCTGCCGGGCGGCCTGA
- a CDS encoding cytochrome c oxidase assembly protein: MRRPLTMMAVAGSLALAIALTALAGGAGHTGHSGPSATATTDLGELWAIPPVEVAAVLLLGALYAARVHRVGGISGLRRFSFYSGLALILVAVCSPLGGVAQQGLMTAHMLQHTLIGATAPLLLLLGVTREFVRDLLSPRTYGVLQRLQNPLIAFPLWALSTVVWLLPDLHHLVLETPPLWILQQVSFVVLGTLLWMPVVEVIPAPRWFSTGWKGSYMSGVWFLGLGIANVYWFSGTAFYDSHAEAALAWGVEPLEDQANAGTVMMVLHCLLAFGAITVLFFRQAREGELSQRLIEAGIDPDRVAEAIRGGTGEALARLHGVSVRTRAGID; the protein is encoded by the coding sequence ATGAGGCGCCCGCTGACCATGATGGCCGTCGCCGGCTCGCTGGCGCTGGCGATCGCCCTGACCGCCCTCGCGGGCGGCGCGGGCCACACCGGCCACTCGGGGCCGTCGGCCACCGCCACGACCGACCTCGGCGAACTGTGGGCGATCCCGCCGGTCGAGGTCGCCGCGGTCCTGCTGCTCGGGGCCCTCTACGCCGCCCGCGTCCACCGCGTCGGCGGGATCTCGGGGCTCCGCCGGTTCTCGTTCTACAGCGGGCTCGCGCTCATCCTCGTCGCGGTCTGCTCGCCCCTCGGCGGCGTGGCCCAGCAGGGCCTCATGACCGCCCACATGCTGCAGCACACCCTGATCGGCGCCACCGCCCCGCTGCTGCTGCTGCTCGGCGTGACGCGCGAGTTCGTGCGGGACCTGCTGTCGCCCCGGACCTACGGGGTGCTGCAGCGGCTGCAGAACCCGCTCATCGCCTTCCCGCTGTGGGCGCTCTCGACCGTCGTCTGGCTGCTCCCCGACCTCCACCACCTCGTGCTCGAGACGCCGCCGCTGTGGATCCTGCAGCAGGTGTCGTTCGTGGTGCTCGGGACGCTCCTGTGGATGCCGGTGGTGGAGGTGATCCCGGCGCCCCGGTGGTTCTCGACGGGGTGGAAGGGCAGCTACATGTCCGGCGTCTGGTTCCTCGGCCTCGGGATCGCCAACGTCTACTGGTTCTCGGGCACCGCCTTCTACGACTCCCACGCCGAGGCGGCCCTCGCCTGGGGCGTCGAGCCGCTCGAGGACCAGGCGAACGCCGGCACCGTGATGATGGTGCTCCACTGCCTGCTCGCCTTCGGCGCGATCACCGTGCTGTTCTTCCGCCAGGCCCGCGAGGGCGAGCTCAGCCAGCGCCTGATCGAGGCGGGCATCGACCCCGATCGGGTCGCGGAGGCGATCCGGGGCGGGACGGGGGAGGCGCTGGCGCGGCTGCACGGCGTGTCCGTGCGCACCCGGGCCGGCATCGACTGA
- a CDS encoding metal ABC transporter substrate-binding protein: protein MPPVPTPRRRMRAVAVLATALTLGAVVAGCSDDDAAGGRPTVVVTTTVLGAVVQDLVGDAAEVRVLMPNGADPHDFQPSAKDVGALEDADLVVENGLDLEEGLEDALGRVRDGGTPVFTATDHVTLRAIGEGEHAEEEHAGEEHAEDGEEHGHGPEDPHIWMDPLAMRDVVTALAPVLQDDLGLDLTTRAADAEAGLTALDAEVRDTLADIPPARRLLVTGHESMGYFADRYDFRLVGALIPSLSSQAQVSASNLAALRAQVEALDVPAVFTEAGTPDGVAEAIGDQTGARVAEIGTHALPGDGSYATFLREAAAAVDAGLAP, encoded by the coding sequence GTGCCGCCCGTCCCCACCCCCCGCCGCCGCATGCGCGCGGTCGCCGTGCTCGCCACCGCCCTGACCCTCGGAGCCGTCGTGGCGGGCTGCTCCGACGACGACGCCGCGGGCGGGCGTCCCACCGTCGTCGTCACCACCACGGTCCTCGGCGCGGTCGTCCAGGACCTCGTCGGCGACGCCGCCGAGGTACGCGTCCTGATGCCGAACGGCGCCGACCCCCACGACTTCCAGCCCAGCGCGAAGGACGTCGGGGCCCTCGAGGACGCCGACCTCGTCGTCGAGAACGGCCTCGACCTGGAGGAGGGGCTCGAGGACGCCCTCGGGCGGGTCCGCGACGGCGGCACTCCCGTGTTCACCGCCACCGACCACGTGACCCTCCGCGCCATCGGTGAGGGGGAGCACGCCGAGGAGGAGCACGCCGGGGAGGAGCACGCCGAGGACGGGGAGGAGCACGGGCACGGACCCGAGGACCCCCACATCTGGATGGACCCCCTCGCGATGCGCGACGTCGTGACCGCCCTCGCCCCCGTGCTGCAGGACGACCTCGGGCTCGACCTCACGACCCGGGCCGCGGACGCCGAGGCCGGCCTCACCGCCCTCGACGCCGAGGTGCGGGACACGCTCGCGGACATCCCGCCCGCGCGGCGGCTCCTCGTCACCGGCCACGAGTCGATGGGCTACTTCGCCGACCGGTACGACTTCCGGCTCGTCGGCGCGCTGATCCCGTCCCTCAGCTCCCAGGCCCAGGTGTCGGCGTCGAACCTGGCGGCGCTGCGGGCCCAGGTCGAGGCGCTCGACGTCCCCGCGGTGTTCACCGAGGCCGGCACCCCCGACGGGGTCGCCGAGGCGATCGGCGACCAGACCGGCGCGCGCGTGGCCGAGATCGGCACCCACGCGCTCCCCGGGGACGGGTCGTACGCCACGTTCCTGCGCGAGGCGGCCGCCGCCGTGGACGCCGGCCTGGCACCGTAG
- a CDS encoding ferritin-like domain-containing protein, producing the protein MTTTTSRAEFLSLGAKGGLALVVGGSVLGVAVGPALGQAAGDVEIAKLAATAELLAVDVYSRAITTGFFTADVLAYMEAARQNEQDHYDTLAGVLGADAPKGLKFKYPAGTFASAKSIAATGVALETAFVGAYLGAVEALESVDLKAVAGQVAANEAQHLTTFKRLDAGNTLVPNPSFPESLTAAQATAAVTPFLA; encoded by the coding sequence ATGACGACGACAACCAGCCGGGCGGAGTTCCTGTCGCTCGGTGCGAAGGGCGGGCTCGCGCTCGTCGTCGGGGGCTCGGTCCTCGGCGTCGCGGTGGGGCCGGCCCTCGGACAGGCGGCCGGTGACGTGGAGATCGCGAAGCTCGCGGCCACGGCCGAGCTGCTCGCCGTGGACGTGTACTCGCGGGCGATCACGACCGGCTTCTTCACGGCGGACGTGCTCGCCTACATGGAGGCGGCGCGCCAGAACGAGCAGGACCACTACGACACCCTCGCGGGTGTGCTCGGCGCGGACGCCCCGAAGGGCCTGAAGTTCAAGTACCCGGCGGGCACGTTCGCGAGCGCGAAGAGCATCGCCGCCACCGGGGTCGCCCTGGAGACGGCCTTCGTGGGCGCCTACCTCGGCGCGGTGGAGGCCCTCGAGAGCGTCGACCTGAAGGCCGTCGCCGGCCAGGTCGCCGCCAACGAGGCGCAGCACCTGACGACCTTCAAGCGCCTCGACGCGGGCAACACGCTCGTGCCGAACCCCTCCTTCCCGGAGAGCCTCACGGCCGCGCAGGCGACCGCCGCCGTCACCCCGTTCCTCGCATGA
- a CDS encoding metal ABC transporter permease: MGPLLDPFLDNDFMLRALVAGCLVALACAVVGTFVVLRGLAFIGDALAHGVLPGIAGALLLGLPGIAGALVGAVVMIGGVDLVRRTTRLSGDTAIGLLFVGMLALGVVIVSRSDSFTGDLTRILFGEVLGITWGDILVQLGATVAVGVVAVVCARPFLMLAFDAGQTRVAGFRAGLYEWLMLGMVAVTVVVSFQTVGTLLVFGMLVAPPATAALFARRIGAMMLGAGLIGTASVVTGLLLSYHHDLAAGAAIVLVEVAVFFAALVARSVRRPAPRAVPA, translated from the coding sequence GTGGGCCCCCTCCTCGACCCGTTCCTCGACAACGACTTCATGCTCCGGGCCCTGGTGGCCGGGTGCCTGGTCGCGCTCGCCTGCGCGGTCGTCGGGACGTTCGTGGTGCTGCGGGGGCTGGCCTTCATCGGCGACGCCCTCGCCCACGGGGTGTTGCCGGGGATCGCGGGGGCGCTGCTGCTGGGCCTGCCGGGGATCGCGGGGGCGCTCGTCGGCGCCGTCGTGATGATCGGCGGCGTCGACCTGGTGCGGCGCACCACCCGGCTGTCCGGGGACACCGCGATCGGCCTGCTGTTCGTGGGGATGCTCGCCCTCGGCGTGGTGATCGTCTCGCGGTCGGACTCGTTCACGGGGGACCTGACGCGGATCCTCTTCGGGGAGGTCCTCGGCATCACGTGGGGCGACATCCTCGTGCAGCTCGGTGCGACCGTCGCCGTGGGCGTCGTCGCCGTCGTCTGCGCCCGGCCGTTCCTGATGCTCGCGTTCGACGCCGGGCAGACACGCGTCGCCGGGTTCCGCGCCGGGCTCTACGAGTGGCTGATGCTGGGGATGGTCGCGGTGACGGTGGTCGTCTCGTTCCAGACCGTCGGCACGCTGCTCGTGTTCGGGATGCTCGTCGCCCCGCCCGCGACGGCGGCGCTGTTCGCACGGCGCATCGGCGCGATGATGCTCGGGGCGGGCCTGATCGGCACGGCGAGCGTCGTCACGGGCCTGCTGCTGTCGTACCACCACGACCTCGCCGCGGGCGCCGCGATCGTGCTCGTCGAGGTCGCCGTGTTCTTCGCCGCCCTCGTCGCGCGGTCGGTGCGCCGGCCGGCCCCCCGGGCGGTCCCGGCGTGA
- a CDS encoding putative bifunctional diguanylate cyclase/phosphodiesterase, whose translation MENVAPRARVALRTIRSLLPQGRLLPEDVWNRRHRGIVRLALAQAAVLAALAAAVTGDPLHALLDGAVVALPAVPALMTRFGRQARAMAAAASLFLASAVLVHLAGGLTEMHFHFFVMVCVVSLYQDWAPFGMAVGITLVHHLAMGIRAPREVYGSEAAARHPVLWAAMHTGFLLAAALANMAAWRLSEQQGLRDPLTRLPNRTLLAERLLRRVDHEGQPTSVLFVDLDDFKTINDSRGHWVGDEVLTAVAGRLRGAVRDGDTVARLGGDEFAVLVAGPPAAGQAVAARVVAALDLPIELHGAPLWVRGSVGLAHAGADPGRTADDLLREADLAMYEAKAGGKNRVAVFSARLDATVRRRAELSADLAGAIDDGQLEVHYQPTVRMADGRPIAVEALLRWRHPRRGLVPPGDFIPLAEETRQIGRIGAWVLGTALRQLAEWRAHDPALADLTMAINLSPAQLDDGLVEQVAAALADAGVDAAHLTLEVTESVFAADLVAVAEHLSRLRDMGVRIAIDDFGTGYSSLSYLRHLPVDVLKVDQSFVADLGDAGVDALVRSILDLARALDLEVVAEGVETPDQAALLRGLRCGAAQGFLYARPVPADEARVLLGCARLPRPAAPVPAAAPASPAPVVPAPAPG comes from the coding sequence GTGGAGAACGTCGCACCCCGTGCCCGGGTCGCGCTCCGGACGATCCGCTCCCTGCTGCCACAGGGGCGCCTCCTCCCCGAGGACGTCTGGAACCGTCGTCACCGCGGCATCGTCCGCCTCGCGCTCGCCCAGGCCGCCGTCCTGGCGGCGCTCGCCGCCGCCGTCACCGGGGACCCCCTCCACGCGCTCCTCGACGGCGCCGTCGTCGCCCTGCCGGCCGTGCCCGCGCTGATGACCCGGTTCGGGCGCCAGGCCCGCGCCATGGCGGCCGCCGCGAGCCTGTTCCTGGCCTCGGCGGTGCTGGTGCACCTCGCGGGCGGCCTGACGGAGATGCACTTCCACTTCTTCGTGATGGTCTGCGTCGTGTCGCTCTACCAGGACTGGGCGCCGTTCGGCATGGCCGTCGGCATCACGCTGGTGCACCACCTCGCGATGGGCATCCGTGCGCCCCGGGAGGTCTACGGCTCGGAGGCGGCCGCCCGCCACCCCGTGCTCTGGGCGGCGATGCACACCGGGTTCCTGCTCGCCGCGGCCCTCGCGAACATGGCCGCCTGGCGCCTCAGCGAGCAGCAGGGCCTGCGCGACCCGCTGACCCGCCTGCCGAACCGCACCCTCCTCGCGGAGCGCCTGCTGCGCCGCGTCGACCACGAGGGCCAGCCGACGAGCGTGCTGTTCGTCGACCTCGACGACTTCAAGACCATCAACGACTCCCGCGGCCACTGGGTGGGCGACGAGGTGCTGACGGCGGTCGCCGGGCGCCTGCGCGGCGCGGTCCGCGACGGCGACACCGTCGCCCGCCTCGGCGGCGACGAGTTCGCGGTCCTGGTGGCCGGTCCCCCGGCGGCGGGGCAGGCGGTCGCGGCGCGGGTGGTCGCCGCGCTCGACCTGCCGATCGAGCTCCACGGCGCGCCGCTCTGGGTCCGCGGCAGCGTCGGCCTCGCCCACGCCGGGGCCGACCCGGGCCGCACCGCCGACGACCTGCTGCGCGAGGCGGACCTCGCGATGTACGAGGCGAAGGCGGGCGGCAAGAACCGGGTCGCCGTGTTCTCCGCGCGGCTCGACGCGACGGTGCGCCGCCGGGCGGAGCTGTCGGCCGACCTCGCGGGCGCCATCGACGACGGCCAGCTCGAGGTCCACTACCAGCCGACGGTGCGGATGGCCGACGGCCGTCCGATCGCCGTGGAGGCGCTGCTGCGCTGGCGCCATCCCCGCCGGGGCCTCGTGCCGCCGGGCGACTTCATCCCCCTCGCGGAGGAGACCCGCCAGATCGGCCGCATCGGGGCGTGGGTGCTGGGCACCGCCCTGCGTCAGCTCGCCGAGTGGCGTGCCCACGACCCGGCGCTCGCCGACCTGACGATGGCGATCAACCTGTCGCCGGCGCAGCTCGACGACGGGCTGGTCGAGCAGGTCGCCGCCGCGCTCGCCGACGCCGGCGTCGACGCCGCCCACCTGACGCTGGAGGTCACCGAGAGCGTCTTCGCGGCCGACCTCGTGGCCGTCGCGGAGCACCTCTCCCGCCTGCGGGACATGGGGGTGCGGATCGCGATCGACGACTTCGGGACGGGCTACAGCAGCCTCTCGTACCTGCGCCACCTGCCCGTCGACGTCCTGAAGGTCGACCAGTCCTTCGTGGCGGACCTGGGCGACGCCGGCGTCGACGCGCTGGTGCGGTCCATCCTCGACCTCGCGCGGGCCCTCGACCTGGAGGTCGTCGCCGAGGGGGTCGAGACGCCCGACCAGGCGGCCCTGCTGCGGGGCCTGCGCTGCGGTGCGGCCCAGGGCTTCCTCTACGCGCGCCCCGTGCCGGCCGACGAGGCACGGGTGCTGCTCGGCTGCGCCCGCCTGCCCCGCCCGGCCGCCCCGGTCCCGGCCGCCGCCCCGGCGTCACCGGCGCCGGTCGTCCCGGCCCCCGCGCCCGGCTGA
- a CDS encoding DUF1684 domain-containing protein, with product MTTPAGHPRLDLMDWKRRVLALYAAAREAGDDPAGCAAFRAGRDALFTGHPQSPLPPAARVEVTGVPWFPHDPAMRVTAHLEADGEGAPLVIPTSTGEPTRFTRIGTVRPRLPGGEVALSVFWLEGYGGGLFLPFRDAHPETYGGGRYLLDTVKGADLGATRDGALVLDFNYAYNPSCSYDPRWSCPLAPPENRLGVAVAAGERMRAWY from the coding sequence GTGACCACGCCGGCGGGCCACCCCCGCCTGGACCTCATGGACTGGAAGCGCCGCGTCCTCGCGCTCTACGCGGCGGCGCGGGAGGCGGGGGACGACCCCGCGGGGTGCGCGGCGTTCCGCGCCGGCCGCGACGCCCTGTTCACCGGCCACCCGCAGTCGCCGCTGCCGCCCGCCGCCCGGGTGGAGGTGACGGGGGTGCCGTGGTTCCCCCACGACCCCGCGATGCGGGTGACGGCGCACCTCGAAGCCGACGGCGAGGGGGCGCCCCTGGTCATCCCCACGAGCACCGGCGAGCCGACCCGGTTCACCCGCATCGGCACCGTCCGCCCGCGCCTGCCCGGCGGCGAGGTGGCGCTCTCGGTGTTCTGGCTGGAGGGGTACGGGGGCGGCCTGTTCCTGCCGTTCCGCGACGCCCACCCGGAGACGTACGGCGGCGGGCGCTACCTGCTCGACACGGTGAAGGGCGCCGACCTCGGCGCGACGCGCGACGGCGCGCTGGTGCTGGACTTCAACTACGCCTACAACCCGTCGTGCAGCTACGACCCGCGCTGGAGCTGCCCCCTCGCGCCGCCGGAGAACCGGCTCGGCGTCGCCGTCGCGGCCGGCGAGCGGATGCGCGCCTGGTACTGA
- the lgt gene encoding prolipoprotein diacylglyceryl transferase: MTGAATAIASIPAPGIRQLELGPFEIRLYALCLLAGIAVAAWVSLRRWTARGGDPDLIFEVTLWSVLAGLIGGRLYHVVTSYDQLGDEWYAPFAIWEGGLGIWGGVLFGVLAGAWVTHRRGASVLEMMDAAAPGILIAQGIGRLGNYFNQELFGGPSDLPWALEVDPSRRPDAYALTETFHPTFLYEMLWNFAGAALIIWAGRRFRIRPPGVFCLYVAVYSLGRIFWEQLRVDPSNEFLGQRLNFYVALVLFLGAVAVFVWDRRRRGPETDDDPPDPAATRTTATAPPRAAAVPSTPGGRARPAAKPRPVTRRRRR; this comes from the coding sequence GTGACCGGGGCCGCCACCGCCATCGCGAGCATCCCGGCGCCGGGGATCCGGCAGCTCGAGCTCGGGCCGTTCGAGATCCGCCTCTACGCCCTCTGCCTCCTCGCGGGGATCGCCGTCGCCGCCTGGGTCAGCCTCCGGCGGTGGACCGCCCGCGGCGGCGACCCCGACCTGATCTTCGAGGTCACCCTCTGGTCCGTGCTCGCCGGCCTCATCGGCGGCCGGCTCTACCACGTGGTCACGAGCTACGACCAGCTCGGCGACGAGTGGTACGCGCCGTTCGCGATCTGGGAGGGCGGCCTCGGCATCTGGGGCGGCGTGCTGTTCGGCGTGCTCGCCGGCGCCTGGGTCACCCACCGCCGCGGCGCGAGCGTGTTGGAGATGATGGACGCCGCCGCCCCCGGGATCCTCATCGCGCAGGGCATCGGCCGCCTCGGCAACTACTTCAACCAGGAGCTCTTCGGCGGGCCGAGCGATCTGCCGTGGGCCCTCGAGGTCGACCCGTCCCGTCGGCCCGACGCGTACGCGCTGACCGAGACGTTCCACCCCACGTTCCTCTACGAGATGCTGTGGAACTTCGCGGGCGCGGCGCTGATCATCTGGGCCGGGCGGCGGTTCCGGATCCGCCCGCCCGGGGTGTTCTGCCTCTACGTCGCGGTCTACTCGCTCGGGCGGATCTTCTGGGAGCAGCTGCGCGTCGACCCGTCGAACGAGTTCCTCGGTCAGCGCCTCAACTTCTACGTCGCGCTGGTCCTGTTCCTCGGGGCGGTCGCCGTCTTCGTGTGGGACCGCCGCCGCCGTGGGCCGGAGACCGACGACGACCCGCCCGACCCCGCGGCGACGCGGACGACGGCCACCGCGCCACCCCGGGCCGCCGCGGTCCCGTCCACGCCGGGCGGCCGGGCGCGTCCCGCCGCGAAGCCCCGCCCCGTGACGCGCCGGCGGCGCCGCTGA
- a CDS encoding Fur family transcriptional regulator, with the protein MPPPGTESVWRRLRADGLRRTPQREAILDALGDAGDGLPLPVLLERGRRRAPGLGERTAERTVALLVGSGAVDAIVLPGGEVVYRLCGHGHHHHLVCRSCGSVAELDDCDVGAWAAERAERQGFTVDGHDLTVHGRCADCRDAS; encoded by the coding sequence ATGCCTCCTCCGGGGACCGAGTCGGTCTGGCGGCGCCTGCGCGCCGATGGTCTGCGCCGCACGCCGCAGCGGGAGGCGATCCTGGACGCCCTCGGCGACGCCGGCGACGGGCTGCCCCTGCCGGTGCTGCTGGAGCGCGGCCGCCGTCGCGCGCCCGGCCTCGGCGAGCGGACGGCGGAGCGCACCGTCGCGCTGCTGGTGGGCAGCGGCGCGGTCGACGCCATCGTCCTCCCCGGCGGCGAGGTGGTGTACCGCCTCTGCGGCCACGGCCACCACCACCACCTCGTCTGCCGGTCGTGCGGCTCGGTCGCGGAGCTCGACGACTGCGACGTCGGCGCGTGGGCGGCAGAGCGCGCCGAGCGTCAGGGCTTCACGGTCGACGGCCACGACCTGACGGTGCACGGCCGGTGCGCCGACTGCCGCGACGCGTCCTGA
- a CDS encoding DUF2254 domain-containing protein: MPGFRLAHQVRSSLWLVPALCVIAGVGLSLGTIALDRLLGPGFLPQSLTGGPDAALFILSAVATSMVTLAALVLTITMVVVQLAMGQFSPRIVRTILQDTTSQVAIGVFVGTFAHAMLTMREVTFDGPEGGSVPGIAIVMAFVLVIASIILLVFYVHHLGQSLRVAALIELVGSEMRDLVDAQYPSGAEPAHRPAPGTVPAARSGVVFHIDHPRLVAAARDAGCTVELVPALGDFAPAGAPLLRVDPPDAPLDPDAVDHVQLGPERTMNQDLAYGMRMLVDIAERGLSEPFLDPTTAVQALDRLHDCLRQLVHRPFPDGRYRDADGVVRFVMPVMDWDGYVRLAFDEIREAGRTSPQVPRRLAAAVDDLLAIAPPERRAALERQRALLDAEAVGDPPVADPQGIGSGRDALRRVSLNGDDRARRDHAGAPGP; the protein is encoded by the coding sequence GTGCCCGGCTTCCGTCTCGCCCACCAGGTCCGCTCGAGCCTCTGGCTCGTCCCCGCCCTGTGCGTCATCGCGGGCGTCGGCCTGTCGCTCGGCACGATCGCGCTCGACCGCCTCCTCGGCCCGGGGTTCCTGCCGCAGAGCCTGACCGGTGGCCCGGACGCGGCCCTCTTCATCCTCAGCGCCGTCGCGACCTCGATGGTCACCCTCGCGGCCCTCGTCCTGACGATCACGATGGTCGTCGTCCAGCTCGCGATGGGGCAGTTCTCGCCGCGGATCGTGCGGACGATCCTCCAGGACACGACGAGCCAGGTGGCGATCGGCGTCTTCGTCGGCACGTTCGCCCACGCCATGCTCACGATGCGCGAGGTCACGTTCGACGGCCCCGAGGGGGGCAGCGTCCCCGGCATCGCCATCGTGATGGCCTTCGTGCTGGTGATCGCCAGCATCATCCTGCTGGTCTTCTACGTGCACCACCTCGGGCAGTCGCTGCGCGTCGCGGCGCTGATCGAGCTCGTCGGCAGCGAGATGCGGGACCTCGTCGACGCGCAGTACCCCTCCGGCGCGGAGCCCGCCCACCGGCCGGCGCCCGGCACGGTCCCCGCCGCCCGCTCCGGGGTCGTGTTCCACATCGACCACCCGCGCCTCGTCGCGGCGGCCCGCGACGCCGGGTGCACCGTCGAGCTCGTGCCGGCGCTCGGGGACTTCGCCCCCGCCGGCGCCCCCCTCCTGCGCGTGGACCCGCCCGACGCCCCGCTCGACCCGGACGCGGTCGACCACGTGCAGCTCGGACCCGAGCGGACCATGAACCAGGACCTCGCGTACGGCATGCGGATGCTGGTCGACATCGCGGAGCGCGGGCTGTCGGAGCCCTTCCTCGACCCCACCACGGCGGTGCAGGCCCTCGACCGGCTGCACGACTGCCTGCGCCAGCTCGTCCACCGGCCGTTCCCCGACGGCCGGTACCGCGACGCGGACGGCGTCGTGCGCTTCGTGATGCCGGTGATGGACTGGGACGGCTACGTGCGCCTCGCCTTCGACGAGATCCGGGAGGCCGGCCGCACGTCGCCGCAGGTGCCCCGCCGCCTGGCCGCGGCGGTCGACGACCTGCTCGCGATCGCCCCGCCGGAGCGCCGGGCGGCCCTGGAGCGCCAGCGCGCCCTCCTCGACGCGGAGGCCGTCGGGGACCCACCGGTCGCCGATCCCCAGGGCATCGGGTCGGGGCGGGACGCGCTGCGTCGCGTGTCGCTCAATGGGGATGATCGTGCCCGTCGTGACCATGCCGGTGCACCGGGTCCATGA